One genomic segment of Gemmatimonadota bacterium includes these proteins:
- a CDS encoding acetyl-CoA C-acyltransferase, which yields MSDQHIPVIVAACRTPIGRYQGALSSLPATRLGALAIADVVRRAGVDAQLIDEVIMGHVVQGGTGQAPARQAMIHAGLPATIPALTINKVCGSGLKAVMLAAQAIKAGDAQCVVAGGMESMSSAPHYLYNYRNGIKAGNQTIVDGMIHDGLWDSFGNNHMGEYAEYTAEKAGVSRADQDAFSARSHQRAAAAQAAGKFAAEMVPVEIAGKGGPTLVTADESVRPDTTAESLAKLRPVFRKDGTVTAGNAPGLNDGGAAIMVTSLAFAKAHGLPVLARITGYATGGGEPKELFFAPILAVQNLMKQSGATIGDYDLIEANEAFAVQAIADGRALGWNEDRVNVNGGAIALGHPIGASGARVLATLIHAMHDRGAATGLATLCLGGGNAVALSVAKE from the coding sequence TGTCTGACCAGCACATTCCCGTCATCGTCGCCGCCTGCCGGACGCCGATCGGTCGTTATCAGGGCGCCTTGTCCTCGCTTCCCGCGACGCGACTCGGCGCCCTTGCCATTGCCGACGTGGTGCGCCGCGCCGGCGTCGATGCCCAGCTGATCGATGAAGTGATCATGGGACACGTGGTGCAGGGTGGGACGGGGCAAGCCCCCGCCCGGCAGGCGATGATCCACGCCGGCCTGCCGGCCACCATCCCCGCCCTGACGATCAACAAGGTCTGCGGCTCCGGCCTCAAGGCCGTCATGTTGGCGGCCCAGGCCATCAAGGCCGGAGACGCGCAGTGCGTCGTGGCGGGTGGCATGGAGTCGATGTCCTCGGCGCCGCACTACCTCTACAACTACCGCAACGGCATCAAGGCCGGCAACCAGACCATCGTCGACGGCATGATCCACGACGGCCTCTGGGATTCGTTCGGCAACAACCACATGGGCGAATACGCCGAGTACACCGCCGAGAAGGCCGGGGTGTCGCGCGCGGATCAGGACGCCTTCTCGGCGCGGTCGCATCAGCGTGCCGCCGCGGCGCAGGCCGCGGGGAAGTTTGCCGCCGAGATGGTGCCGGTCGAGATCGCCGGCAAGGGTGGACCGACGCTGGTCACCGCCGACGAGTCGGTCCGGCCGGACACCACGGCAGAGTCGCTGGCCAAGCTGCGGCCGGTCTTCCGGAAGGACGGCACCGTGACCGCTGGCAACGCGCCGGGATTGAATGACGGCGGCGCGGCGATCATGGTCACCTCGCTCGCCTTCGCGAAGGCCCACGGCCTCCCGGTGCTCGCGCGGATCACCGGCTATGCCACGGGTGGCGGCGAGCCGAAGGAACTCTTTTTCGCCCCGATTCTCGCCGTGCAGAACCTGATGAAGCAGTCAGGGGCGACGATCGGCGACTACGACCTGATCGAAGCCAACGAGGCCTTCGCCGTGCAGGCGATCGCCGACGGCCGCGCCCTCGGCTGGAACGAGGACCGCGTCAACGTCAACGGCGGCGCGATCGCCCTGGGCCATCCGATCGGTGCCTCCGGCGCCCGCGTGCTCGCCACCCTGATCCACGCGATGCATGATCGCGGGGCCGCGACGGGGCTGGCGACGTTGTGTCTGGGTGGGGGAAACGCCGTGGCATTGAGCGTCGCGAAGGAGTGA
- a CDS encoding 3-hydroxybutyryl-CoA dehydrogenase, with amino-acid sequence MSQIAVIGSGTMGNGIAHVFGQHGHDVSLIDVNAAALEKAKATIAGNLDRQVKKGTLAAEAPAEILARITTGTELALAATASLVIEAASENPAIKFDIFAKLDALCGPDTLLASNTSSISITEIAARTKRPAQVIGMHFMNPVPVMQLVEVIRGQDTSDATTATVMELSRALGKTPVEVNDFPGFVSNRVLMPMINEAIFCVFEGVATPESIDTVMKLGMAHPMGPLTLADFIGLDVCLAILNVLHTGLGDDKYRPCPLLKRMVAAGHLGRKSGKGFYTYGK; translated from the coding sequence ATGTCACAGATCGCAGTCATCGGTTCCGGCACCATGGGCAACGGCATCGCCCACGTCTTTGGCCAGCACGGCCACGACGTCTCGCTCATCGACGTCAATGCGGCAGCGCTGGAGAAGGCCAAGGCGACGATCGCCGGGAACCTCGACCGGCAGGTCAAGAAGGGGACGCTGGCGGCCGAGGCGCCGGCCGAGATTCTCGCGCGGATCACCACCGGCACCGAGCTCGCGCTCGCGGCGACGGCGTCGCTCGTGATCGAGGCGGCGAGCGAGAACCCCGCGATCAAGTTCGACATCTTCGCCAAGCTTGACGCGCTCTGCGGCCCCGACACCCTCCTCGCCAGCAACACCTCCTCCATTTCCATCACCGAGATCGCCGCCAGGACGAAGCGGCCCGCACAGGTCATCGGGATGCATTTCATGAATCCGGTCCCGGTGATGCAACTGGTCGAGGTCATCCGTGGGCAGGACACCTCGGATGCGACCACGGCCACGGTGATGGAGCTCTCGCGTGCGCTCGGCAAGACGCCGGTCGAGGTCAATGACTTCCCCGGCTTCGTCAGCAATCGCGTGCTGATGCCGATGATCAACGAAGCGATCTTCTGCGTCTTCGAGGGCGTCGCCACCCCCGAATCGATCGACACGGTCATGAAGCTCGGCATGGCCCATCCGATGGGGCCGCTGACGCTGGCGGACTTCATCGGGCTCGACGTCTGCCTCGCGATCCTGAACGTGCTGCACACCGGCCTGGGGGACGACAAGTACCGCCCGTGTCCGCTGCTGAAGCGGATGGTGGCAGCGGGGCACCTGGGGCGGAAGAGCGGGAAAGGATTCTACACGTACGGGAAGTAG
- a CDS encoding Glu/Leu/Phe/Val dehydrogenase: protein MDTFASMQTMGHEQVVFSHEPSCGYFGIIAIHDTTLGPALGGTRVWQYESTDAALHDALRLARGMTYKSAVAGLNLGGGKAVIVADPKRADRESLFRAHGRFVESLGGRYITAEDVGTSPTDMEFIKRETKHVAGLLNLSGDPSPVTGYGVYVGMKASAKAKWGKDSLAGKTIAVQGCGKVAYYLMSHLKQEGARLIVSDIDEQKVARVVDELGATAVSADAIFDAKADIFAPCALGAILNDDTIGRLKVEIVAGGANNQLAEERHGRMIEEKGILYAPDYVINGGGVINVYGELQGWTMERAKRKAQEIYDTMTRVYTIAARDGIPSYQAADRLAEERISSVAALKRMWVAGDR from the coding sequence ATGGACACCTTCGCCAGCATGCAGACCATGGGCCACGAGCAGGTGGTCTTCTCCCATGAACCGTCCTGCGGCTACTTCGGCATCATCGCGATCCACGACACCACGCTCGGGCCGGCCCTTGGCGGGACCCGGGTGTGGCAGTACGAGAGCACGGATGCCGCGCTGCACGACGCCCTGCGGCTGGCGCGCGGGATGACCTACAAGAGTGCGGTGGCCGGGCTGAACCTGGGCGGCGGCAAGGCGGTCATCGTCGCCGATCCGAAGCGCGCCGATCGTGAGTCGCTCTTCCGGGCGCATGGCCGCTTTGTCGAGTCGCTGGGCGGGCGCTACATCACCGCCGAGGACGTCGGCACCTCGCCGACCGACATGGAGTTCATCAAGCGGGAGACGAAGCACGTCGCCGGGCTGCTGAACCTCTCGGGTGACCCGTCGCCGGTGACCGGCTACGGCGTCTACGTCGGGATGAAGGCCTCGGCCAAGGCGAAATGGGGGAAGGACTCGCTCGCCGGCAAGACGATCGCAGTGCAGGGTTGCGGCAAGGTCGCGTACTACCTCATGAGCCACCTCAAGCAGGAGGGGGCGCGGCTGATCGTCAGCGACATCGATGAGCAGAAGGTGGCGCGGGTCGTGGATGAGCTGGGGGCGACCGCTGTCTCGGCGGATGCGATCTTCGATGCCAAGGCCGACATCTTCGCGCCGTGCGCACTGGGGGCGATCCTCAACGACGACACCATCGGCCGCCTGAAGGTCGAGATCGTCGCGGGCGGTGCGAACAACCAGCTCGCCGAGGAGCGCCACGGCAGGATGATCGAGGAGAAGGGGATCCTGTACGCCCCGGACTACGTCATCAATGGCGGCGGCGTGATCAACGTCTACGGCGAGCTGCAGGGCTGGACGATGGAGCGGGCCAAGCGGAAGGCGCAGGAGATCTACGACACGATGACCCGCGTCTACACCATCGCCGCCCGCGACGGCATCCCGTCCTACCAGGCCGCCGATCGCCTCGCCGAGGAGCGGATCAGCTCGGTGGCGGCGCTGAAGCGGATGTGGGTGGCGGGGGATCGATAG
- the rpiB gene encoding ribose 5-phosphate isomerase B: MNERIPIGADHAGYELKEILVAELERRGFDVEDVGTHSTESTDYADYAHPVAREVETGEAKRGILMCGTGLGMSYAANRHHGVRAAVAWTPEIAALARQHNDANVLVLPARFLDADTARAILGAWLDTPFEGGRHERRIAKIEDAT; this comes from the coding sequence ATGAATGAACGCATCCCCATCGGCGCCGACCACGCCGGCTATGAACTGAAAGAGATCCTCGTCGCTGAACTCGAGCGGCGGGGCTTCGACGTCGAGGATGTCGGGACGCACTCCACCGAGTCGACCGACTATGCGGACTACGCGCACCCGGTGGCGCGCGAGGTGGAGACGGGGGAGGCGAAGCGCGGCATCCTGATGTGCGGGACCGGCCTGGGGATGAGCTACGCGGCCAACCGTCATCACGGCGTCCGGGCGGCGGTGGCCTGGACCCCGGAAATTGCCGCCCTCGCGCGGCAGCACAACGATGCCAACGTCCTGGTCCTCCCGGCGCGCTTCCTCGACGCCGACACCGCCCGCGCCATTCTCGGCGCCTGGCTGGACACGCCCTTCGAGGGTGGCCGCCACGAGCGCCGCATCGCCAAGATCGAGGACGCCACGTGA
- a CDS encoding serine hydroxymethyltransferase: protein MTTADPTIAGLIGKELRRQQEGLELIASENFASRAVLEAMGSCLTNKYAEGYPGKRYYGGCEVVDQVEQLAIDRCKQLFGAAHANVQPHSGAQANFAAFMAVIKPGETLMGLALPHGGHLTHGAPINHSGQVWKSVQYGVRADTGRIDYDQVREMARRERPKLIIAGGSAYARIIDFAAFRAIADEVEATFLVDMAHFAGLVAGGVHPNPLEHAHIATSTTHKTLRGPRGGIILCHEPHAKAIDKSVFPGSQGGPLEHVIAAKAVAFGEALTEDFRAYSRQVVDNAHTLSEAMVERGYAIVSGGTDTHLMLVDLRPKELTGKEAERVLGEAGITVNKNTIPDDPQSPFVTSGIRLGTPAITTRGMGTAEMVRVAELIDQALVGRHDAAVLARVKGSVEELAGKFPLYATTGTRG, encoded by the coding sequence CTGACCACTGCCGATCCCACCATTGCCGGGCTGATCGGCAAGGAGTTGCGTCGTCAGCAGGAAGGGCTGGAACTGATCGCCAGCGAGAACTTCGCCTCCCGCGCGGTGCTCGAGGCGATGGGCAGCTGCCTGACCAACAAGTACGCCGAGGGCTACCCCGGCAAGCGGTACTACGGCGGCTGCGAGGTCGTCGACCAGGTGGAGCAGTTGGCCATCGACCGTTGCAAGCAGCTCTTCGGGGCGGCCCACGCCAATGTGCAGCCGCACTCCGGGGCGCAGGCCAACTTTGCCGCCTTCATGGCGGTGATCAAGCCGGGCGAGACGCTGATGGGCCTCGCGTTGCCGCATGGCGGCCATCTGACGCATGGCGCCCCGATCAACCACTCCGGACAGGTGTGGAAGTCGGTACAGTACGGCGTACGCGCCGACACCGGTCGGATCGACTACGATCAGGTGCGCGAGATGGCGCGCCGCGAGCGCCCAAAGCTGATCATCGCCGGCGGCTCGGCCTACGCCCGCATCATCGACTTCGCCGCCTTCCGGGCGATCGCCGACGAAGTCGAGGCCACCTTCCTCGTCGACATGGCCCACTTCGCCGGGCTCGTGGCGGGCGGCGTGCACCCGAACCCGCTCGAGCACGCGCACATCGCCACGTCCACCACGCACAAGACGCTGCGTGGCCCCCGCGGCGGCATCATCCTCTGCCATGAACCGCATGCCAAGGCGATCGACAAGTCGGTCTTTCCCGGGAGTCAGGGCGGGCCGCTTGAACATGTGATCGCCGCGAAGGCCGTCGCGTTCGGTGAGGCGCTCACCGAAGATTTCCGGGCGTATTCCCGGCAGGTGGTCGACAACGCCCACACGCTCTCGGAAGCGATGGTCGAGCGCGGCTACGCAATTGTCTCGGGCGGCACCGACACGCACCTCATGCTCGTCGACCTCCGGCCAAAGGAGCTGACGGGGAAGGAGGCCGAACGCGTGCTCGGCGAGGCGGGCATCACCGTCAACAAGAACACCATCCCGGACGACCCGCAGTCGCCGTTCGTGACCTCCGGCATCCGTCTCGGCACGCCGGCGATCACGACCCGCGGCATGGGCACGGCCGAGATGGTGCGGGTCGCGGAGTTGATCGACCAGGCGCTCGTCGGCCGGCATGACGCCGCGGTCCTGGCGCGGGTCAAGGGCAGCGTCGAAGAGCTCGCCGGCAAGTTCCCGTTGTACGCCACGACCGGGACCCGGGGCTGA
- a CDS encoding M28 family peptidase, whose translation MPLLRRFLPGVVVAIAACSTGRAPTVGPVTLESRLAAAKQAASEIRESDIRRDVDYLASDANMGRRTPFPNAPSPGYDSAASYIARRLKELGVKPMGDNGSYFAHYTVTRSTLDTTRVAGSIGTEPLKWGDDFYVFSFLVGGVRQSDVIYVGDGLARRKKGIDPYAGFDIKGKWILVNPVTVRGQVRSGGVLGAPDTMGVMGVDYTTYLEEARFKGALGILLVPTPGLLNGWNRRATTGQDLNPSPGVAYAQYQVPRVVLSEAAVRRLLAGTSVSAAEVLAADATKRYPKSAALGKRVSINFAATTAEAHPYNVVGLWEGSDPKLNDEWISLAAHLDGAVRAGGEIPGNKLPDQYNAADDNASGSAGNLAVARAIVTGPRPRRSILMIWDSGEETGLWGTRFIAYGPWSSKLVLHVSNDMIGRSRAPNSARIQNLSSADSIYVTGPKLLSSNTQANLMRAAKEFPFIALDQVYEDVTSEFYYPRTDAGPYLENGIPIMQFFNGTTPEYHQPTDEPRLLDIAKIANVSKLSYGALWLAADDPERPTWDGPVPYTLWWVTPKNR comes from the coding sequence ATGCCGCTGTTGCGTCGATTTCTTCCCGGTGTCGTGGTCGCCATCGCCGCGTGCTCGACCGGTCGGGCGCCCACCGTCGGACCCGTCACGCTCGAGTCGAGGTTGGCCGCCGCCAAGCAGGCAGCCAGCGAGATTCGCGAATCGGATATCCGACGTGATGTGGACTACCTCGCCTCCGACGCCAACATGGGGCGCCGCACCCCGTTCCCGAATGCGCCCTCACCCGGCTATGACTCCGCCGCCAGCTATATCGCCCGACGGCTCAAGGAGCTCGGCGTCAAGCCGATGGGCGACAACGGCAGCTACTTCGCGCACTACACGGTGACCCGGTCCACGCTCGACACGACGCGCGTCGCGGGGTCGATCGGAACGGAGCCGTTGAAGTGGGGCGATGACTTCTATGTGTTCAGCTTCCTGGTCGGCGGGGTGCGTCAGTCGGACGTGATTTATGTCGGGGATGGCCTCGCGCGACGCAAGAAGGGGATCGACCCCTACGCAGGCTTCGACATCAAGGGGAAGTGGATCCTCGTCAATCCCGTCACGGTGCGCGGGCAGGTGCGGAGCGGCGGGGTGCTTGGCGCCCCCGACACGATGGGCGTCATGGGAGTCGACTACACCACCTACCTGGAAGAGGCGCGGTTCAAGGGGGCGCTCGGGATACTGCTGGTCCCCACCCCCGGCTTGCTGAACGGCTGGAACCGTCGCGCGACCACAGGTCAGGATCTCAATCCGTCACCCGGGGTGGCCTACGCCCAGTATCAGGTCCCCCGCGTGGTCCTGTCGGAAGCCGCCGTCAGAAGGTTGCTGGCAGGCACCAGCGTTTCGGCGGCCGAGGTCCTCGCGGCGGATGCGACCAAGCGCTACCCGAAGTCGGCCGCGCTCGGCAAACGCGTCAGCATCAACTTTGCTGCGACGACCGCCGAGGCGCACCCGTACAATGTGGTGGGGTTGTGGGAAGGATCGGACCCGAAGCTGAACGACGAATGGATCTCGCTCGCCGCGCACCTCGACGGTGCGGTCCGCGCCGGAGGCGAGATTCCCGGCAACAAGCTCCCCGACCAATACAACGCCGCCGACGACAACGCCAGCGGCAGCGCCGGCAATCTGGCGGTGGCGCGTGCCATCGTCACCGGCCCGAGGCCTCGGCGTTCCATCCTCATGATCTGGGATTCTGGTGAGGAGACGGGGCTGTGGGGGACCCGGTTCATCGCGTATGGCCCGTGGTCGAGCAAGCTGGTGCTCCATGTCAGCAACGACATGATCGGGCGCAGCCGTGCGCCCAACAGCGCGCGCATCCAGAATCTCTCGTCGGCGGATTCGATCTACGTCACCGGGCCGAAGTTGCTCAGCAGCAACACGCAGGCGAATCTGATGCGCGCCGCCAAGGAATTCCCGTTCATCGCCCTCGATCAGGTCTACGAGGACGTGACCAGCGAGTTCTATTATCCCCGGACGGACGCGGGCCCGTATCTCGAGAACGGCATTCCGATCATGCAGTTCTTCAACGGGACCACCCCGGAGTACCACCAGCCGACGGATGAACCACGCCTCCTCGACATCGCCAAGATCGCCAATGTCTCGAAGCTCTCCTACGGGGCGCTCTGGCTGGCTGCTGACGATCCGGAGCGCCCGACGTGGGATGGCCCGGTCCCGTACACCCTCTGGTGGGTAACCCCGAAGAACCGATGA
- a CDS encoding NAD(P)H-hydrate dehydratase: MPVIPVVTPDQAKAWDQLAESSGRPLRTLMESAGRAVAQLILERVGPQAAQGVLVACGAGHNGGDGWVTARLLHRLGLPVWVVESEPARALLTQRVRADALADGVRTVAIDGPWLLGTGAHGAPRAPIDHLLHRIADLQHPIIAVDGPSGLDLATGVAYGALPAALTVTFGAPRRGHLLARDEVGDLAVVEIGLPAADPSWPTLVRREWAVSRLAQLPSRSHKGTRGRVVIIGGSEGMTGAARLAARAAFGAGAGLVHVVAPVGAATTLRTAEPDLQVLEHPFAAPLEHSLMALLHGADVVVIGPGLGRAAERRDFVLAVLGESARAVVDADALIALRDALQELSAVAARRPLVLTPHLGEFRALFPGCSQALETDPWGAAESAAAMVPATVLLKGVPTVIAQHGQPTRTVAAGNPGLATGGSGDVLSGILGTMMTQLDDPLDAAAVAAQALGDAADHAARRTTARAMRPMDVIAALPDVWRWWGRAAPAPRAPVVLDLPAPRRE; this comes from the coding sequence ATGCCTGTCATCCCCGTGGTCACGCCTGATCAGGCCAAGGCGTGGGATCAATTGGCCGAGTCGAGTGGTCGCCCGCTCCGCACACTTATGGAGAGTGCGGGGCGTGCCGTCGCGCAATTGATCCTTGAGCGCGTCGGTCCGCAGGCGGCGCAGGGTGTGCTCGTTGCATGCGGCGCTGGGCACAACGGTGGCGACGGCTGGGTGACAGCGCGCCTCTTGCACCGGCTCGGACTCCCGGTCTGGGTGGTCGAGAGCGAGCCGGCGCGCGCGCTGCTCACCCAGAGGGTGCGGGCCGACGCGTTGGCCGACGGCGTCCGGACCGTCGCGATCGACGGCCCGTGGCTGCTGGGCACTGGGGCGCACGGCGCACCGCGTGCCCCGATCGACCACCTGTTGCATCGGATCGCCGATCTGCAGCATCCGATCATCGCCGTCGATGGGCCATCGGGCCTCGACCTCGCGACGGGTGTCGCCTACGGCGCGCTTCCCGCCGCCCTCACCGTGACCTTCGGCGCGCCACGGCGTGGGCATCTGCTCGCGCGGGATGAAGTGGGTGACCTCGCGGTGGTCGAGATCGGACTCCCGGCTGCCGATCCGTCATGGCCCACGCTCGTGCGGCGTGAGTGGGCGGTGAGCCGCCTCGCGCAGCTTCCCTCGCGGAGCCACAAGGGCACGCGCGGCCGCGTGGTGATCATCGGTGGGAGCGAGGGGATGACCGGCGCGGCTCGGCTCGCCGCTCGCGCCGCGTTCGGGGCGGGCGCTGGACTCGTGCACGTGGTTGCGCCGGTCGGAGCGGCGACCACGCTGCGCACCGCGGAACCCGACCTGCAAGTGCTCGAGCATCCGTTCGCGGCACCGCTCGAACATTCCCTGATGGCCCTGCTGCACGGCGCCGATGTCGTCGTGATCGGGCCCGGGCTGGGACGCGCCGCCGAGCGCCGCGACTTCGTCCTGGCCGTCCTCGGCGAGAGCGCGCGCGCGGTGGTCGATGCCGACGCCCTGATCGCCCTGCGTGATGCGCTGCAGGAGCTTTCCGCCGTTGCCGCGCGGAGGCCGTTGGTGCTCACACCACATCTCGGGGAGTTTCGCGCCCTCTTTCCCGGCTGCAGTCAGGCGCTCGAGACGGATCCGTGGGGTGCCGCCGAATCGGCTGCTGCCATGGTCCCGGCCACGGTGTTGCTGAAGGGCGTGCCGACCGTGATCGCGCAGCACGGCCAGCCGACGCGCACCGTGGCGGCCGGCAATCCCGGACTCGCCACCGGCGGCAGCGGCGATGTGCTCTCCGGGATACTCGGTACCATGATGACCCAACTCGACGACCCGCTCGACGCCGCGGCGGTTGCGGCGCAGGCGCTCGGGGACGCCGCCGATCACGCCGCCCGCCGCACCACGGCCCGTGCGATGCGCCCGATGGATGTGATTGCCGCGCTCCCCGATGTCTGGCGCTGGTGGGGCCGTGCGGCACCGGCGCCGCGCGCACCGGTGGTGCTCGACCTCCCCGCGCCGAGGCGCGAGTGA
- the thiL gene encoding thiamine-phosphate kinase, whose protein sequence is MTRIPLAGGREFDRIRQIAEALGPSAGDLGDDTAAVPMLPGVLVVSTDASVEEVHFRRDWLTLPEIGWRAAASALSDLAAAAATPAGLTVAVVVPPDLDDAGLAAVMSGVGEAAQSVGCRVLGGDLSAGPSLALTVTVLGHARPAPMSRRGARPGDGVYVTGALGAARAALLDWLDGERPSPAARMAFARPQPRILAGRWLAAQGATAMMDISDGLGGDAAHLAAASGVGLRLTLERCPIHPSVHRVAARRGEPFATFAAVGGEDYELLVTLPPDFGAVRECEPAAGVALTRIGEVVAGTGVEATLHGVVVPLAGFQHRL, encoded by the coding sequence ATGACACGCATTCCGCTGGCTGGCGGGCGCGAGTTCGACCGGATTCGTCAGATTGCCGAGGCGCTTGGACCGTCAGCCGGCGACCTCGGTGACGACACGGCGGCGGTCCCGATGCTGCCCGGCGTCCTGGTTGTCTCGACCGATGCCTCCGTCGAGGAGGTGCACTTCCGACGTGACTGGTTGACGCTCCCGGAGATCGGCTGGCGGGCTGCGGCGAGCGCGCTCTCCGACCTGGCGGCCGCCGCCGCGACACCAGCTGGTCTCACCGTCGCCGTGGTGGTGCCCCCCGACCTCGACGACGCAGGGCTTGCCGCCGTGATGTCGGGCGTCGGCGAGGCGGCGCAGTCCGTGGGGTGTCGCGTGCTCGGCGGTGATCTCTCGGCTGGCCCCTCCCTGGCCCTCACGGTCACGGTGCTCGGCCATGCGCGGCCGGCGCCGATGTCGCGGCGCGGCGCGCGGCCAGGCGATGGTGTGTACGTGACCGGGGCGCTTGGTGCTGCACGTGCGGCCCTCCTCGATTGGCTCGACGGCGAACGGCCGAGCCCCGCAGCGCGGATGGCGTTCGCGCGCCCGCAGCCGCGCATCCTCGCGGGGCGGTGGTTGGCTGCGCAGGGTGCCACGGCGATGATGGACATCAGCGATGGGCTCGGGGGTGATGCGGCCCACCTGGCGGCGGCCTCCGGCGTCGGGCTGCGTCTCACCCTCGAGCGCTGTCCGATCCATCCTTCGGTCCATCGGGTGGCCGCCCGTCGGGGCGAGCCATTCGCCACGTTCGCGGCGGTCGGTGGTGAGGATTACGAGCTGCTGGTGACGCTGCCCCCGGACTTCGGGGCGGTGCGCGAGTGCGAGCCGGCGGCCGGGGTGGCCCTGACCAGGATCGGCGAGGTCGTGGCCGGTACCGGGGTCGAGGCGACCCTGCATGGCGTCGTCGTCCCGCTGGCGGGCTTTCAGCACCGCCTTTGA
- the eno gene encoding phosphopyruvate hydratase has product MSTIIEVTAREILDSRGNPTVEAEVVTASGARGRAAVPSGASTGEKEAVELRDGDPARYGGKGVRGAVRNVIEIIGPRLEGISVFEQIAIDAEMTDIDGTPNKAKLGANAILAVSMATARAAATQLDMPLYRYLGGPMARVMPVPMMNIINGGAHASNNVDAQEFMIVPVGAEEFSEGFRMGVEVFHALKKVLSGKKLSTAVGDEGGFAPDLPSNEAALDAVMEAIEKAGYRPGADIAIALDVAASELYQDGGYVFKKGDKSRRSSEEMVALYQGWCAKYPIVSIEDGLAEGDWAGWTHMTEVLGDKCQIVGDDLFCTNVELLGRGIEEGAANAILIKVNQIGTLTETLQAIEMAKSSAFGAIISHRSGETEDTFIADLAVATGVGQIKTGSASRTDRMAKYNQLLRIAEELGPVAHYPGAELYPQ; this is encoded by the coding sequence ATGAGCACCATCATCGAAGTGACCGCCCGCGAAATCCTCGATTCCCGTGGTAATCCGACCGTCGAAGCCGAGGTGGTCACCGCCTCCGGGGCACGCGGCCGGGCCGCCGTGCCGAGTGGCGCGTCCACCGGCGAGAAGGAGGCGGTGGAGCTGCGTGACGGCGATCCGGCGCGCTACGGCGGCAAGGGCGTGCGTGGCGCGGTGCGCAACGTGATCGAGATCATCGGGCCGCGGCTCGAGGGAATCTCCGTCTTCGAGCAGATCGCAATCGATGCCGAGATGACCGACATCGACGGCACGCCGAACAAGGCGAAGCTCGGGGCCAACGCGATCCTCGCCGTCTCGATGGCGACGGCGCGTGCGGCGGCCACGCAGCTCGACATGCCGCTGTATCGCTATCTCGGTGGGCCGATGGCGCGGGTGATGCCGGTGCCGATGATGAACATCATCAACGGCGGCGCGCACGCGAGCAACAACGTCGATGCGCAGGAGTTCATGATCGTGCCGGTCGGCGCCGAGGAGTTCAGCGAGGGCTTCCGGATGGGAGTCGAGGTCTTCCACGCGCTCAAGAAGGTGCTGAGTGGCAAGAAGTTGTCGACGGCCGTCGGCGACGAAGGCGGCTTTGCGCCGGACTTGCCGAGTAACGAGGCCGCGCTCGACGCGGTGATGGAGGCGATCGAAAAGGCCGGCTACCGTCCCGGCGCCGACATCGCGATCGCGCTCGACGTGGCGGCGTCGGAGCTCTACCAGGATGGCGGGTACGTCTTCAAGAAGGGCGACAAGTCGCGGCGCTCGTCCGAGGAGATGGTGGCGCTGTATCAGGGTTGGTGCGCCAAGTATCCGATCGTGTCGATCGAGGACGGACTGGCCGAAGGGGACTGGGCGGGCTGGACGCACATGACCGAGGTGCTGGGTGACAAGTGTCAGATCGTCGGCGACGACCTGTTCTGCACCAACGTCGAGTTGCTCGGCCGCGGGATCGAGGAGGGTGCCGCGAATGCGATCCTGATCAAGGTCAACCAGATCGGCACGCTGACGGAGACGCTGCAGGCCATCGAGATGGCGAAGTCGAGTGCCTTCGGCGCAATCATCTCCCACCGTTCAGGCGAGACCGAGGACACCTTCATTGCGGACCTGGCGGTCGCCACCGGCGTGGGGCAGATCAAGACCGGCAGCGCGTCCCGCACCGACCGGATGGCCAAGTACAATCAGCTGCTCCGGATCGCCGAGGAGCTCGGGCCCGTCGCGCACTACCCCGGTGCGGAGCTTTATCCGCAGTGA
- a CDS encoding septum formation initiator family protein, translated as MTVGRWLALGVLLLAVVFGFRGGMFTVGDARALGREEEALQAEIKSLHRQVDSLRSFHDSLETSPVVQERVAREEWGVIRPGEMSIRLERGDSGGR; from the coding sequence GTGACCGTCGGTCGCTGGCTGGCGCTCGGGGTACTACTCCTCGCGGTCGTCTTCGGCTTCCGGGGGGGGATGTTCACCGTGGGTGATGCCCGGGCGCTCGGGCGCGAGGAGGAGGCGCTCCAGGCGGAGATCAAGTCGCTCCATCGGCAGGTCGATTCGCTCCGGAGCTTCCATGATTCGCTGGAGACGTCGCCGGTCGTGCAGGAGCGGGTGGCCCGCGAGGAATGGGGGGTGATCCGGCCCGGAGAGATGTCGATCCGGCTGGAGCGAGGGGATTCGGGGGGGCGGTAG